In one Lolium rigidum isolate FL_2022 chromosome 3, APGP_CSIRO_Lrig_0.1, whole genome shotgun sequence genomic region, the following are encoded:
- the LOC124700966 gene encoding cysteine-rich receptor-like protein kinase 6, protein MVLRLLSTALMALVLLVPRGAVGYPWSSCGKEGGFPADSDYKASLGLLAATMPKNTSMSPGLFATAQAGVAPQQVWALALCRGDASASYCSGCLDQGFKDIISSCDFKDATIYYDSCLLTYSNIHFRSADDTKYSPIHQIRNLRNATAEPARFQRVVAALVNATASSAAFNSSTRLYAAGQTDFDKELPEIYSWAQCTPDLSPDRCWSCLVRTMRQLPIFFTDAVGARVLGVRCSIRYETQPFFNGSATVRLSATSARAPAPAVVPNLVTSVTAVGEGKRYRVPIMVPIILLPLIAAISLAGCFFFSRRRGPVTEEKQPYHIYSAKTEVFESLDSMMIEISTLRAATGDFAESNKLGEGGFGAVYKGTLPDGEEIAVKKMSKSSTQGVEELKNELALVAKLSHKNLVRLIGVCLEQQERLLVYEFVPNRSLDLVLFAEDYAKREQLDWAKRYKIIYGIARGLQYLHEDSQLKVIHRDLKASNILLDMNMSPKISDFGLAKIFRRDQTQGITSCVVGTYGYMAPEYMMRGNYSVKSDVFGFGVMVLEIVTGRKNKDGSSQQSKDLLTTVWEHWTAGTVLEAIDPCMNGIFLEKEVVKCVNIGLLCVQGNPAERPMMSAVVIMLGSETFTLHAPSKPSLGSRRNNTGACAD, encoded by the exons ATGGTTCTTCGTCTCCTGTCCACGGCGCTCATGGCCTTGGTGCTGCTCGTGCCGCGTGGCGCCGTGGGATACCCGTGGTCGAGTTGCGGCAAGGAGGGCGGCTTCCCAGCGGACAGCGATTACAAGGCGAGCCTCGGCCTCCTCGCCGCCACCATGCCCAAGAACACCTCCATGTCACCGGGTCTCTTCGCTACCGCGCAGGCCGGCGTCGCCCCGCAGCAGGTGTGGGCTCTCGCGCTCTGCCGGGGTGATGCCAGCGCCTCCTACTGCTCCGGCTGCCTCGACCAGGGTTTTAAGGACATTATCAGCTCGTGTGACTTCAAGGACGCCACCATCTACTACGACTCCTGCTTGCTTACCTACTCCAACATCCATTTTCGCTCAGCCGACGACACCAAGTACAGCCCAATACACCAAATCCGCAACCTTCGTAACGCCACGGCGGAGCCGGCGCGGTTTCAGCGCGTGGTGGCGGCGCTCGTGAACGCCACCGCGAGCAGCGCTGCCTTCAACTCCTCCACGCGCCTCTACGCGGCTGGGCAGACCGACTTCGACAAGGAGCTACCAGAGATTTACAGCTGGGCGCAGTGCACGCCCGACTTATCGCCGGACCGCTGCTGGAGCTGCCTCGTCCGGACGATGAGGCAATTGCCCATCTTCTTCACGGACGCGGTTGGAGCTAGGGTTCTCGGGGTCAGGTGTAGCATCAGGTATGAAACCCAGCCCTTCTTCAATGGCTCGGCAACGGTGCGGCTGTCGGCAACGTCAGCCAGAGCGCCTGCACCGGCCGTCGTTCCTAATCTGGTTACGTCTGTGACGGCGGTAGGAGAAG GAAAAAGGTATAGAGTTCCTATCATGGTTCCTATAATTTTGTTACCTCTCATAGCAGCAATAAGCCTCGCCGGCTGCTTCTTTTTCTCGAGGAGGCGGGGTCCAGTGACTGAAGAAAAACAGCCAT ATCACATCTATTCTGCTAAGACTGAAGTCTTTGAGAGTCTAGACTCCATGATGATTGAGATTTCAACACTGCGAGCTGCGACTGGTGATTTTGCGGAGAGCAACAAGCTCGGTGAAGGTGGATTCGGTGCAGTGTACAAG GGCACGCTCCCTGACGGCGAGGAAATAGCTGTGAAGAAGATGTCGAAGAGCTCAACACAAGGAGTGGAGGAGCTCAAGAATGAGCTCGCTTTGGTTGCGAAGCTCAGTCACAAGAACCTTGTGAGGCTCATTGGTGTTTGCTTGGAGCAGCAGGAGAGACTGCTAGTGTACGAGTTTGTTCCTAACAGGAGCCTCGACCTCGTCCTCTTCG CTGAAGACTATGCAAAGCGTGAGCAACTTGATTGGGCGAAGAGGTACAAAATCATATACGGAATTGCTCGAGGCCTGCAGTACCTACATGAAGACTCCCAGCTCAAAGTAATACATCGTGATCTGAAAGCGAGCAACATCCTGCTTGACATGAACATGAGCCCAAAGATCTCGGACTTTGGCCTCGCTAAGATCTtccggcgagaccagacgcaaggCATCACTAGCTGTGTCGTGGGCACATA TGGATACATGGCGCCAGAGTACATGATGCGCGGGAACTACTCGGTGAAATCGGACGTGTTCGGCTTCGGGGTTATGGTCCTGGAAATCGTGACTGGGAGGAAGAACAAGGATGGTAGCTCTCAACAGTCTAAAGATCTCCTGACCACG GTGTGGGAGCACTGGACGGCCGGGACAGTGCTGGAAGCGATAGACCCGTGCATGAACGGCATCTTCTTAGAGAAAGAAGTCGTCAAGTGTGTCAACATTGGGCTTCTCTGCGTGCAGGGAAACCCGGCGGAACGACCGATGATGTCGGCGGTGGTCATCATGCTGGGAAGCGAGACGTTCACTCTCCATGCGCCGTCCAAGCCGTCATTAGGCTCGAGGAGGAACAATACCGGTGCATGTGCTGACTAG